gtctattcattttttgagcATTTATGCATGAACACAATGTAGTAAACTAATagttgggggggaaattatatattaataatatagttattgtaatataataatttttatttgatggtgtagaattaaaattttatcataacaattatattttcaataagtaaattttataattttataaaaataaataaaaggaaacaaatgaataatataataatagacggAATTTTAATAAGAATAATGATGTTATCTCCTTTTGTGGATGGTATgtatatgtctacatttttatatttatttccatttttcatatgttcattatatgtatttctaaAATCTTCTAATGCGTCATAGCAATCCCGGTGATTGCCATACTCATATTTCCTTATGTATGTTTAATAAGAATTTGAACATTTCCGAGcacatttacattttttttttttttttggtttcaCTTGAAGctttatatgcacaaaatccttttatattgtaattaGATCATCaagctttatatatattttctatgtAACGTCCTCTTTATACTCGTTACATATTACGTAATCGAagcatttttcataatacAAATTTTGAAGATCACTGTAAAGTGATAATGTAGTTTAACCAAAaggtaaattattaattacttggtcatataacaagtaggttaattatt
Above is a window of Plasmodium cynomolgi strain B DNA, scaffold: 0571, whole genome shotgun sequence DNA encoding:
- a CDS encoding CYIR protein (putative;~vir-type antigen); this encodes MCSEMKYEYGNHRDCYDALEDFRNTYNEHMKNGNKYKNVDIYIPSTKGDNIIILIKIPSIIILFICFLLFIFIKL